In Thermodesulfovibrio thiophilus DSM 17215, the genomic window AATTGCTCTGGGTATGAACTTTTTCGCCTACTTTTTCAGTCATAAGATAGTACTTTCTATGTATAGAGCAAAAGAGATTACCGAGGCAGAGGCTCCAGAGTTATATAGTATTATAAGAAGACTCACACAGAAAGCAGGACTGCCAATGCCAAAGGTGTATATAATAGATTCTGATCAACCAAATGCCTTTGCCACTGGCAGGTCACCAAAGCATGGTGTTGTTGCTGTTACAACTGGAATTATGAGAATTCTTTCCATGGAAGAACTTTCCGGTGTCATAGGACATGAACTCGCTCATATAAAACACCGAGACATACTTATTAGCACAATTGCTGCAACATTTGCTGGTGCTATATCATATCTTGCTCAAATGGCTCAATGGGCATTAATTTTTGGCGGAGGAAGACACGATGACGACGAGGGCGGAGGACATCCTATAGTTGCCCTTCTTATGATGATAATTGCACCTCTAGTGGCAATGATTATCCAACTTGCTATAAGCAGATCAAGAGAATATGCTGCAGATGAAGAAGGAGCATCAATTGCTGGAAATCCATTATATCTAGCAAATGCTTTAAAAAAACTGCACTATGCATCACAGGCAATACCCATGAATGCAAATCCTGGAACAGCTCATCTTTTTATTGTTAATCCTCTTTCCGGTAAAAGTTTAATGAAACTTTTCAGCACTCATCCTCCAATTGAAGAAAGAGTTGCTCGTCTTGAAGCAATGGCAAGAAGCAGGAGGTACTAATGGCAAAAGTTTTAATTCTCCTGGGAAGTGATAGTGATTTTGAGATAATGAAAAAAACAACAAAAGTTTTTAAAGAGATGGATATCACTTTTGAAATTGATGTTTGTTCTGCTCATAGAACTCCTGATAGAGCAAGAAAATATGCGGAAGAATCTGAAACTCAGGGGATTGAAATAAT contains:
- the htpX gene encoding zinc metalloprotease HtpX, which gives rise to MHTLKTMVLMVFLTVFFIFVGSLIGGKQGATFALIIALGMNFFAYFFSHKIVLSMYRAKEITEAEAPELYSIIRRLTQKAGLPMPKVYIIDSDQPNAFATGRSPKHGVVAVTTGIMRILSMEELSGVIGHELAHIKHRDILISTIAATFAGAISYLAQMAQWALIFGGGRHDDDEGGGHPIVALLMMIIAPLVAMIIQLAISRSREYAADEEGASIAGNPLYLANALKKLHYASQAIPMNANPGTAHLFIVNPLSGKSLMKLFSTHPPIEERVARLEAMARSRRY